A section of the Macaca thibetana thibetana isolate TM-01 chromosome 10, ASM2454274v1, whole genome shotgun sequence genome encodes:
- the ADIG gene encoding adipogenin isoform X1, with protein sequence MRYPLMPLVNDLTFSFLVFWFCLPVGLLFLLIVWLRFLLSQGHVSERIWLLWEASSWKPTDIHPDLSMGARGARDSEENDSDVCFDWEPWSKGPAEFCWKGTLHGQEKERPCCPNLPFVSSLVFLESAGQW encoded by the exons ATGAGGTACCCTTTGATGCCGCTGGTGAACGacctcacattttctttcctggtTTTCTGGTTCTGCCTCCCTGTGGGTTTGCTGTTCTTATTGATCGTCTGGCTACGCTTCTTACTTAGCCAAG GTCATGTATCAGAAAGGATCTGGCTTCTTTGGGAGGCAAGCTCATGGAAGCCAACTGACATTCACCCTGACCTCAGCATGGGAGCAAGAGGAGCAAGAG ATTCAGAGGAAAATGACTCCGATGTATGCTTCGATTGGGAGCCCTGGAGCAAAGGCCCGGCCGAGTTTTGCTGGAAGGGGACACTCCACGGCCAAGAGAAGGAGAGGCCCTGCTG TCCCAACCTTCCTTTTGTTTCTAGTTTGGTTTTCCTGGAGTCAGCAGGGCAGTGGTAA
- the ADIG gene encoding adipogenin isoform X2, with translation MRYPLMPLVNDLTFSFLVFWFCLPVGLLFLLIVWLRFLLSQGHVSERIWLLWEASSWKPTDIHPDLSMGARGARDSEENDSDVCFDWEPWSKGPAEFCWKGTLHGQEKERPCCLVFLESAGQW, from the exons ATGAGGTACCCTTTGATGCCGCTGGTGAACGacctcacattttctttcctggtTTTCTGGTTCTGCCTCCCTGTGGGTTTGCTGTTCTTATTGATCGTCTGGCTACGCTTCTTACTTAGCCAAG GTCATGTATCAGAAAGGATCTGGCTTCTTTGGGAGGCAAGCTCATGGAAGCCAACTGACATTCACCCTGACCTCAGCATGGGAGCAAGAGGAGCAAGAG ATTCAGAGGAAAATGACTCCGATGTATGCTTCGATTGGGAGCCCTGGAGCAAAGGCCCGGCCGAGTTTTGCTGGAAGGGGACACTCCACGGCCAAGAGAAGGAGAGGCCCTGCTG TTTGGTTTTCCTGGAGTCAGCAGGGCAGTGGTAA
- the ADIG gene encoding adipogenin isoform X5 codes for MRYPLMPLVNDLTFSFLVFWFCLPVGLLFLLIVWLRFLLSQDSEENDSDVCFDWEPWSKGPAEFCWKGTLHGQEKERPCCLVFLESAGQW; via the exons ATGAGGTACCCTTTGATGCCGCTGGTGAACGacctcacattttctttcctggtTTTCTGGTTCTGCCTCCCTGTGGGTTTGCTGTTCTTATTGATCGTCTGGCTACGCTTCTTACTTAGCCAAG ATTCAGAGGAAAATGACTCCGATGTATGCTTCGATTGGGAGCCCTGGAGCAAAGGCCCGGCCGAGTTTTGCTGGAAGGGGACACTCCACGGCCAAGAGAAGGAGAGGCCCTGCTG TTTGGTTTTCCTGGAGTCAGCAGGGCAGTGGTAA
- the ADIG gene encoding adipogenin isoform X3, translated as MRYPLMPLVNDLTFSFLVFWFCLPVGLLFLLIVWLRFLLSQGHVSERIWLLWEASSWKPTDIHPDLSMGARGARDSEENDSDVCFDWEPWSKGPAEFCWKGTLHGQEKERPC; from the exons ATGAGGTACCCTTTGATGCCGCTGGTGAACGacctcacattttctttcctggtTTTCTGGTTCTGCCTCCCTGTGGGTTTGCTGTTCTTATTGATCGTCTGGCTACGCTTCTTACTTAGCCAAG GTCATGTATCAGAAAGGATCTGGCTTCTTTGGGAGGCAAGCTCATGGAAGCCAACTGACATTCACCCTGACCTCAGCATGGGAGCAAGAGGAGCAAGAG ATTCAGAGGAAAATGACTCCGATGTATGCTTCGATTGGGAGCCCTGGAGCAAAGGCCCGGCCGAGTTTTGCTGGAAGGGGACACTCCACGGCCAAGAGAAGGAGAGGCCCTGCTG A
- the ADIG gene encoding adipogenin isoform X4 translates to MAQAARSLGAALPAQPRLAQLSHTCTMRYPLMPLVNDLTFSFLVFWFCLPVGLLFLLIVWLRFLLSQDSEENDSDVCFDWEPWSKGPAEFCWKGTLHGQEKERPCW, encoded by the exons ATGGCCCAGGCTGCCAGGTCCCTTGGGGCAGCcctgccagcccagcccaggctggccCAGCTTAGCCACACATGCACCATGAGGTACCCTTTGATGCCGCTGGTGAACGacctcacattttctttcctggtTTTCTGGTTCTGCCTCCCTGTGGGTTTGCTGTTCTTATTGATCGTCTGGCTACGCTTCTTACTTAGCCAAG ATTCAGAGGAAAATGACTCCGATGTATGCTTCGATTGGGAGCCCTGGAGCAAAGGCCCGGCCGAGTTTTGCTGGAAGGGGACACTCCACGGCCAAGAGAAGGAGAGGCCCTGCTGGTGA